From one Humulus lupulus chromosome 8, drHumLupu1.1, whole genome shotgun sequence genomic stretch:
- the LOC133796004 gene encoding uncharacterized protein LOC133796004 encodes MDRSAFMAMKYSIQSGHAILYDQHTKVQWSKYVWERCSIPKHRYILWLTLHQKLRTREYLSKHCQAMDIVCLLCGDHNGEISHLFFQCTYNKIYLVKMKEWIGCRAQTENYHTLLQWISKAKHLSKLRRDFYIAAVSALVYHIWRVRNDVLWSSKIWHVNHIIEVIKRELKLRLTVSMYKGKQNRDKDWTHKS; translated from the coding sequence ATGGATAGATCAGCTTTCATGGCAATGAAATATAGTATTCAATCTGGGCATGCAATACTATATGACCAACATACCAAGGTTCAATGGAGCAAATATGTCTGGGAGAGATGCAGTATTCCGAAACATAGATACATTCTTTGGCTAACTTTGCACCAGAAGCTGAGAACCAGAGAGTATCTCAGTAAACACTGTCAGGCAATGGACATAGTATGCTTGCTGTGTGGAGATCACAATGGAGAGATTTCTCATCTATTCTTTCAATGTACTTACAACAAAATCTATCTTGTGAAGATGAAGGAGTGGATTGGTTGCCGAGCACAAACAGAGAATTATCACACTTTATTGCAATGGATTTCTAAAGCCAAACATCTCAGCAAACTCAGGAGAGACTTTTACATAGCTGCTGTTTCGGCACTAGTATACCATATATGGAGGGTCCGAAATGATGTCTTGTGGTCATCTAAGATTTGGCATGTAAATCATATTATAGAGGTCATTAAAAGAGAGTTAAAGTTGAGACTCACTGTATCAATGTACAAGGGGAAACAAAATAGAGATAAAGATTGGACTCACAAATCGTAA